A genomic segment from Ruegeria sp. TM1040 encodes:
- a CDS encoding metal-binding protein ZinT: protein MRPFSTGALALVAAMTVGFSSPGAAGNKHDHAHTHDEEVYKGYFDDSQIQPRTLSDWEGDWQSIYPFLVDGTLDPVLAHKAEHSEKTAEDYRAYYEIGYATDVDAITIQGQTVTFTANGASYGGEYVSDGYEVLTYKKGNRGVRYVFAKESGDALAPAFIQFSDHHIAPKKVSHYHLYWGDDRAEVLKELTNWPTYFPASYSGDDIVHDMIAH, encoded by the coding sequence ATGAGACCGTTTTCTACTGGTGCGCTTGCCCTCGTGGCAGCAATGACGGTTGGTTTTTCGAGCCCCGGCGCTGCTGGAAACAAACACGATCACGCGCATACGCATGATGAAGAAGTCTACAAAGGGTACTTTGACGACAGCCAAATTCAGCCTCGGACGCTCTCTGACTGGGAAGGAGACTGGCAGTCGATTTATCCGTTTCTCGTTGATGGCACGTTGGACCCCGTGCTGGCCCACAAAGCGGAACACAGCGAGAAGACCGCCGAAGATTACCGCGCCTATTATGAAATCGGATACGCAACCGATGTGGACGCCATCACGATCCAAGGACAGACCGTTACATTCACCGCAAATGGCGCGAGTTATGGTGGCGAATATGTTTCGGACGGCTACGAGGTCCTGACCTATAAGAAGGGCAACCGAGGTGTGCGCTACGTCTTTGCCAAAGAAAGCGGCGACGCGCTCGCCCCAGCCTTCATCCAGTTCAGCGATCACCACATCGCTCCCAAGAAAGTGAGCCACTATCATCTCTACTGGGGAGATGATCGCGCCGAGGTGCTGAAAGAGCTGACCAATTGGCCGACCTATTTCCCGGCAAGCTACAGTGGGGATGACATCGTGCACGACATGATCGCGCATTAA
- a CDS encoding NAD(P)H-dependent oxidoreductase, with the protein MFLDKLNWRYAAKKMDPSKPVSEDKVAQIVEAIRMAPTSSGVQPFELLVIRNKDLREKIRPVSWDQAQITDGSHLLVFAAWDNYTEERIDAVVAQMVEERGDSELLQNYFANLKEMLLPRPAEVNHAHAAHQAYIALGFALAAAAELGVDSTPMEGFDPDQVDEILDLRAKGLRAKVLLPLGTRAEEGDWLLPMPKVRKSKAALVTEID; encoded by the coding sequence ATGTTTTTGGACAAGCTGAACTGGCGCTATGCCGCCAAGAAAATGGACCCCTCAAAGCCCGTATCCGAGGATAAGGTCGCTCAGATCGTTGAGGCCATTCGCATGGCGCCGACCTCCAGCGGCGTGCAGCCGTTTGAACTCTTGGTCATTCGCAACAAGGACCTGCGCGAGAAAATCCGCCCGGTGTCCTGGGATCAGGCCCAGATCACAGATGGCTCCCATCTTCTGGTCTTTGCTGCCTGGGACAATTACACCGAAGAGCGCATTGACGCGGTCGTGGCGCAGATGGTCGAAGAGCGCGGCGATTCCGAGTTGCTTCAGAACTACTTTGCCAATCTCAAGGAGATGCTCCTGCCGCGCCCCGCAGAGGTGAACCACGCCCATGCAGCCCATCAGGCCTATATCGCGCTTGGCTTTGCACTGGCCGCCGCCGCAGAACTCGGCGTCGACAGCACCCCGATGGAAGGGTTTGACCCCGATCAGGTGGATGAGATCCTCGACCTGCGCGCAAAGGGCCTGCGCGCCAAGGTTCTGTTGCCGCTCGGCACCCGGGCAGAAGAGGGCGACTGGTTGTTGCCAATGCCGAAAGTGCGCAAATCCAAAGCCGCACTGGTCACTGAGATCGACTAA
- the cmk gene encoding (d)CMP kinase: MAFTIAIDGPAAAGKGTISKAVAAHFGFGHLDTGLLYRAVGAKMLDGDNPVAAAEALDVSDLDREDLRTPEVAQAASKVAVIAAVRAALVDFQRAFARRSGGAVMDGRDIGTVICPEAEAKLFVTASADVRARRRFLELTAKGSVITLDEVLADVKARDERDMNRAEAPLRPAEDAVIIDTSALSIDDAVAKAIAAIEARKPR; encoded by the coding sequence ATGGCCTTTACGATTGCAATCGACGGCCCAGCCGCTGCAGGCAAGGGCACCATTTCCAAAGCGGTTGCCGCGCATTTTGGCTTTGGTCACCTTGATACAGGCCTGCTCTATCGTGCCGTCGGGGCGAAAATGCTGGATGGGGACAATCCCGTTGCCGCCGCCGAAGCGCTTGATGTGAGCGATCTGGATCGCGAAGACCTGCGCACACCAGAGGTGGCTCAGGCAGCCTCAAAGGTGGCCGTGATTGCAGCAGTTCGCGCCGCTTTGGTGGATTTTCAACGCGCCTTTGCCCGCCGATCGGGCGGCGCGGTGATGGACGGGCGCGACATCGGCACCGTGATCTGCCCCGAAGCTGAGGCCAAGCTCTTTGTGACGGCCAGCGCCGACGTGCGGGCGCGGCGGCGGTTTCTGGAGCTGACCGCCAAGGGAAGCGTCATTACGCTCGATGAGGTTCTCGCTGATGTCAAAGCGCGGGACGAGCGCGATATGAACCGCGCCGAAGCGCCGCTGCGGCCAGCAGAGGATGCGGTCATCATCGACACCAGCGCCCTCAGCATCGACGACGCCGTCGCAAAGGCGATTGCCGCGATCGAGGCGCGCAAGCCCCGCTAG
- the trmB gene encoding tRNA (guanosine(46)-N7)-methyltransferase TrmB → MSDSDASRPSAIASDGPDAAGKHASGAPWRNFYGRFKGKTLKPNQVRDLDEMLPELSPGAVGWDENPEREPLDLEAQFQGRDVWLEVGFGGGEHLVHQAESNPDVGIIGAEPYVNGVAMLLGKLRKSSAENVRVHAGDARDLMDVLPAQSLSRAFLLYPDPWPKARHHRRRFVTQEHLEPLARVLKPGAIFRVATDIPDYVRQTLEEVPKAGFKWLAEGPEDWRKPWGDWISTRYEQKALREGRTPHYLTFQRQD, encoded by the coding sequence ATGTCCGACTCTGACGCTAGCCGCCCTTCCGCCATCGCCAGCGATGGCCCTGATGCTGCTGGCAAGCACGCGTCAGGTGCCCCGTGGCGGAATTTCTACGGTCGCTTCAAAGGCAAGACGCTGAAACCAAATCAGGTGCGCGATCTTGATGAAATGCTGCCCGAGCTCAGCCCCGGTGCGGTTGGGTGGGACGAGAACCCCGAGCGAGAACCGCTGGATCTTGAAGCGCAGTTTCAGGGGCGTGATGTCTGGCTCGAAGTGGGCTTTGGCGGTGGGGAGCATCTGGTGCATCAGGCCGAGAGCAATCCTGATGTTGGGATCATCGGGGCGGAGCCCTATGTGAACGGTGTCGCGATGCTTCTTGGCAAGCTGCGCAAGTCGTCAGCGGAAAACGTGCGCGTGCACGCAGGCGATGCCCGCGATCTGATGGATGTTTTGCCCGCACAAAGTCTTTCTCGTGCATTCTTGCTCTATCCCGACCCGTGGCCCAAGGCGCGCCATCATCGGCGTCGTTTTGTAACGCAAGAGCATCTGGAGCCCCTCGCGCGCGTCCTGAAACCGGGGGCGATTTTTCGCGTGGCTACCGATATTCCGGACTATGTGCGCCAGACCCTTGAAGAGGTGCCAAAGGCGGGCTTCAAGTGGCTTGCCGAAGGCCCCGAGGATTGGCGAAAGCCTTGGGGTGACTGGATCTCTACCCGATATGAGCAAAAGGCGCTGCGCGAGGGGCGCACGCCGCATTACCTGACGTTCCAGCGTCAGGACTGA
- a CDS encoding GNAT family N-acetyltransferase has protein sequence MTGGPLDPQALAELRAEAMRPSLEASGRFDPGRVRRRFLDRYDPTATAAFYDGSELVGVLVLRQMPDHLYLDHLYLAPTHQGTGLGAQILQSIQEEIARPSRQEIRLIALTGSPAGPFYERAGFQRTGSDGIDDSYRWRPQPA, from the coding sequence GTGACAGGTGGCCCCCTTGATCCACAAGCGCTGGCGGAGCTGCGGGCAGAGGCGATGCGTCCAAGCCTTGAAGCGTCAGGTCGTTTTGATCCCGGGCGCGTACGACGTCGTTTCTTGGATCGCTATGACCCCACGGCGACTGCCGCCTTTTATGACGGGTCAGAGCTTGTGGGGGTTTTGGTACTGCGGCAGATGCCAGACCACCTCTACCTCGATCACCTCTATCTTGCGCCCACGCATCAAGGAACGGGGCTCGGCGCACAGATCCTGCAGTCGATCCAAGAAGAGATCGCGCGCCCCTCGCGTCAGGAAATCCGGTTGATCGCCCTCACCGGGAGCCCTGCCGGGCCGTTTTACGAGCGCGCGGGATTTCAGCGCACAGGCAGTGACGGGATCGACGATTCCTATCGCTGGCGCCCCCAACCCGCGTGA
- a CDS encoding hemolysin family protein has translation MGDIEGSSNAAHRALQDIEATEPHVDGAETPGFLSKIFGSFSPSAEDDEPESGEDEVLADPPPGMMNLRRLRVEDVAIPTAEIDAVPVTISREDLVRVFRDSGFTRIPVYEGTLDTPLGFVHLKDLALTYGFDCENDDFDITPMLRPLLFVPPSMPIGVLLTKMQAERRHMALVIDEYGGVDGLVTIEDLIEQVVGEIEDEHDSGEDQTWVQEKPGCYVAQARTPLVDFENEIGIPLTQHEDVDGEEIDTLGGLVFMLSGRVPARGEVIEHPEGAEFEVVDADPRRIKRLRVRLPGIAAE, from the coding sequence ATGGGCGATATAGAAGGCAGTTCTAACGCAGCGCATCGCGCGCTGCAGGATATTGAAGCGACGGAACCGCATGTGGACGGGGCAGAGACGCCCGGATTCCTGAGCAAGATTTTTGGGAGTTTCTCCCCGTCCGCTGAGGACGATGAGCCGGAAAGCGGCGAGGATGAGGTCCTGGCGGATCCGCCTCCGGGCATGATGAACCTGCGCCGGTTGCGCGTCGAAGACGTGGCCATTCCCACTGCGGAAATCGACGCTGTTCCTGTGACCATCTCCCGCGAAGATCTGGTTCGCGTGTTCCGTGATTCAGGCTTTACCCGTATTCCGGTCTATGAAGGCACGCTTGATACGCCATTGGGGTTTGTGCACCTCAAGGATCTGGCGCTGACCTACGGGTTTGACTGTGAAAACGACGATTTTGACATCACCCCGATGCTGCGGCCCCTCCTGTTTGTGCCGCCGTCGATGCCGATTGGCGTTTTGCTGACCAAGATGCAGGCAGAGCGCCGGCATATGGCCTTGGTGATCGACGAATATGGCGGTGTTGACGGTCTTGTGACGATTGAGGATCTGATCGAACAGGTCGTTGGCGAAATCGAGGATGAGCACGACAGCGGTGAGGATCAGACCTGGGTGCAGGAAAAGCCAGGCTGCTATGTCGCGCAGGCGCGCACCCCGCTCGTGGACTTCGAAAATGAGATCGGCATCCCCCTGACGCAGCATGAAGATGTGGATGGGGAAGAGATCGACACGCTTGGCGGGCTGGTCTTTATGCTCTCGGGGCGGGTTCCGGCCCGTGGAGAAGTGATCGAGCATCCCGAGGGTGCTGAATTCGAGGTCGTTGACGCAGATCCGCGTCGGATCAAGCGGTTGCGCGTGCGTCTGCCGGGTATCGCGGCAGAATGA
- a CDS encoding lipopolysaccharide assembly protein LapA domain-containing protein, whose amino-acid sequence MRYIRYAVWGVLAVVLVSVSLANRGLVSLKLMPEALAELVGFNPSITLPLFVVVLGGLALGVALGYVLEYLREYKHRREARVKHGEVKKLSREVKRLKRQKHEGKDEVLALLDDAS is encoded by the coding sequence ATGCGTTACATTCGCTATGCCGTATGGGGCGTTCTGGCGGTGGTGCTTGTCTCCGTCAGTCTCGCCAATCGCGGCCTCGTGAGTTTGAAACTGATGCCTGAGGCGTTGGCGGAACTGGTCGGGTTCAACCCCTCCATCACGCTACCTTTGTTTGTCGTGGTGCTTGGGGGGCTCGCCCTCGGCGTAGCGCTTGGGTATGTGCTCGAGTACCTGCGCGAGTACAAGCACCGCCGTGAGGCCCGCGTGAAGCACGGTGAAGTCAAAAAACTGTCGCGCGAAGTGAAACGTCTCAAGCGTCAAAAACACGAAGGCAAGGACGAGGTTCTCGCCCTTCTGGACGACGCCTCCTGA
- the aroA gene encoding 3-phosphoshikimate 1-carboxyvinyltransferase, translating into MSGHGTPIPMTSRRASPLKGEAHVPGDKSISHRSLILGAMAVGETKISGLLEGEDVLDTAKAMQAFGAEVVNHGGGEWSVFGVGVGGFAEPENVIDCGNSGTGVRLIMGAMATSPITATFTGDASLNKRPMARVTDPLALFGAQSVGREGGRLPMTIVGAAEPVPVRYEVPVPSAQVKSAVLLAGLNAPGKTVVIEREATRDHSERMLAGFGAEITVEDTKEGRVITLTGQPELKPQVIAVPRDPSSAAFPVCAALITPGSDVLVPGIGLNPTRAGLFYTLQDMGADLTFENPRTEGGEPVADLRAKYSPDMKGIEVPPERAASMIDEYPVLSVVASFATGTTMMAGVKELRVKESDRIDAMAKGLRANGVTVEEGEDWWSVEGCGPEGVKGGGTAESFLDHRIAMSFMVMGMGAQNPVSVDDGSPIATSFPIFERLMGDLGASIIRTDG; encoded by the coding sequence ATGTCCGGCCACGGCACGCCCATCCCGATGACCTCCCGCCGCGCAAGCCCCCTCAAAGGCGAGGCGCATGTCCCTGGCGACAAGTCGATTTCGCATCGCTCATTGATCCTTGGCGCAATGGCTGTGGGTGAGACAAAAATCTCCGGCCTCCTTGAGGGCGAAGATGTGCTCGACACCGCCAAGGCGATGCAGGCTTTTGGGGCCGAGGTCGTCAATCACGGCGGTGGAGAATGGTCCGTCTTTGGCGTGGGCGTCGGCGGTTTTGCCGAGCCGGAAAACGTGATTGACTGCGGCAATTCCGGCACTGGTGTGCGGCTCATCATGGGCGCGATGGCGACCTCGCCGATCACCGCGACCTTTACCGGCGATGCCTCGCTCAACAAACGCCCGATGGCGCGTGTGACCGATCCGCTTGCGCTCTTTGGCGCGCAATCCGTGGGCCGCGAGGGCGGCCGTCTGCCGATGACCATCGTTGGCGCGGCCGAGCCCGTGCCGGTGCGCTATGAGGTGCCGGTGCCCTCAGCGCAGGTGAAATCTGCCGTTCTGCTTGCAGGCCTCAATGCGCCCGGCAAAACCGTTGTGATTGAGCGCGAAGCCACCCGCGACCATTCCGAGCGGATGCTTGCGGGCTTTGGGGCTGAAATCACGGTTGAGGACACCAAGGAAGGCCGCGTGATTACCCTCACCGGTCAGCCTGAGCTGAAACCGCAAGTGATTGCAGTACCGCGCGATCCCTCCTCTGCCGCCTTCCCGGTTTGCGCCGCGCTCATCACGCCCGGTTCTGACGTGCTGGTGCCGGGGATTGGTCTCAACCCGACCCGCGCGGGCCTGTTCTACACCCTGCAAGACATGGGCGCGGATCTGACGTTTGAGAATCCTCGGACCGAAGGCGGCGAACCTGTGGCCGATCTGCGCGCCAAATACTCGCCCGACATGAAAGGGATCGAGGTCCCACCAGAACGCGCCGCGTCGATGATTGACGAGTATCCCGTTCTGTCTGTGGTGGCCTCTTTTGCCACCGGAACCACCATGATGGCTGGCGTCAAGGAATTGCGCGTGAAGGAAAGCGACCGCATCGATGCAATGGCAAAGGGCCTGCGCGCCAATGGTGTCACCGTCGAGGAAGGCGAGGACTGGTGGAGCGTCGAAGGCTGCGGCCCCGAGGGTGTCAAAGGCGGTGGCACTGCCGAGAGCTTCCTTGATCACCGCATCGCCATGTCGTTCATGGTGATGGGTATGGGCGCACAAAACCCGGTCTCCGTCGACGATGGCAGCCCGATCGCGACGTCCTTTCCCATCTTCGAGCGGCTGATGGGCGATCTTGGGGCGTCGATCATCCGCACGGATGGCTGA
- the lnt gene encoding apolipoprotein N-acyltransferase, translating to MNLPQRLGRLGSYGLAAGAGALMAQGLAPVSAVWATPISLLVVAALFHHASSPRAAAVVGWLFGCGYFGFGLSWIMEPFQVDAATFGWMAPFALMLMAAGLALFWGVAFWGAARLGRGNGRIFALIGGWTLMELARAYVLTGFPWAGFAQLALIGDLALRAVPWVGPHGVALAILLAILPLVLIRRRPLLAIGPAALVGVVTIWLPQGQPFGGHLPLTEQTVRLVQPNAPQAEKWLPEKRWSFVQRMLEYTAAEPEQAFGNRPDLVIWPETAIPTLQNYIDDFRPALVEATRGSELLYGIQREENGRYMNSAVVMNAAGEALDIYDKMHLVPFGEYMPLPQFWERFGVFGLASRAKGGYAPGTERRLLQTSAGRALALICYEGVFAQDVNAAPERPDYLVLITNDAWFGSYSGPYQHLVQAQLRAAEQGLPMVRVANTGITAVIDPYGQIRDSLALNTSGYLDARLPAPLPPTLYSGTGDWPAALVAAFLLGVSVLPRLRLKRRRTLA from the coding sequence ATGAACTTGCCGCAACGGCTCGGCAGGCTCGGCTCCTATGGGCTGGCGGCGGGAGCGGGCGCGCTTATGGCGCAGGGCTTGGCTCCCGTCTCTGCTGTTTGGGCGACGCCGATATCGCTGTTGGTTGTGGCCGCGCTTTTTCATCATGCGTCCTCTCCACGCGCTGCCGCCGTGGTTGGTTGGCTGTTTGGATGTGGCTATTTTGGCTTTGGTCTCAGTTGGATCATGGAGCCGTTTCAGGTCGATGCGGCGACGTTTGGCTGGATGGCGCCCTTTGCGCTGATGTTGATGGCGGCGGGGCTCGCGCTTTTCTGGGGCGTGGCGTTCTGGGGGGCTGCGCGGCTTGGGCGCGGGAACGGGCGCATATTCGCGCTCATCGGTGGCTGGACGCTTATGGAGCTGGCACGGGCCTATGTGCTCACGGGGTTTCCTTGGGCCGGGTTTGCGCAGCTTGCCTTGATCGGCGATCTGGCACTGCGGGCGGTGCCCTGGGTGGGGCCGCATGGTGTGGCATTGGCCATCTTGTTGGCCATTTTACCGCTCGTCTTGATCCGGCGGCGTCCTCTTTTGGCTATTGGGCCCGCAGCATTGGTTGGGGTTGTGACGATCTGGCTACCGCAGGGGCAGCCGTTTGGTGGTCATCTGCCCCTCACCGAGCAGACCGTGCGGCTGGTACAGCCAAATGCGCCGCAGGCGGAGAAATGGCTCCCTGAAAAGCGGTGGTCATTTGTGCAACGGATGTTGGAGTATACCGCCGCCGAGCCGGAGCAGGCCTTTGGGAATCGTCCTGATCTGGTGATCTGGCCCGAAACTGCCATCCCGACACTCCAGAACTATATTGACGACTTCCGGCCCGCACTGGTGGAAGCGACCAGAGGGTCAGAGCTTCTCTATGGGATTCAGCGCGAGGAAAACGGGCGCTACATGAACTCCGCCGTGGTAATGAATGCTGCGGGAGAGGCGCTCGACATCTATGACAAGATGCATCTTGTGCCCTTTGGGGAGTATATGCCGCTCCCGCAATTCTGGGAGAGGTTTGGCGTCTTCGGCCTCGCGTCACGCGCCAAGGGGGGCTACGCGCCCGGCACGGAACGCAGGCTCTTGCAGACCTCCGCAGGCCGGGCGCTTGCGCTGATCTGCTACGAGGGTGTGTTTGCCCAGGATGTCAACGCAGCCCCCGAGCGCCCCGATTATCTGGTGCTGATTACCAATGACGCGTGGTTCGGGAGCTATTCGGGCCCCTATCAGCACCTCGTACAGGCACAACTGAGGGCCGCCGAACAGGGGCTGCCCATGGTGCGCGTTGCCAATACCGGGATCACCGCCGTGATCGACCCCTATGGTCAGATCCGCGATAGTTTGGCGCTGAACACCTCCGGATATCTCGATGCCCGCCTGCCCGCGCCGCTGCCTCCGACGCTCTACAGTGGCACCGGGGATTGGCCGGCGGCATTGGTGGCGGCCTTTCTCTTGGGTGTCTCCGTGCTGCCACGTTTGCGTTTGAAGCGCCGGCGAACACTTGCTTAA
- the ihfB gene encoding integration host factor subunit beta, whose translation MIRSELIQKIADENPHLYQRDVERIVNTVFEEVTNAMSRGDRVELRGFGAFSVKKRDARVGRNPRTGETVHVEEKHVPFFKTGKLLRDRLNGKEE comes from the coding sequence ATGATCCGTTCGGAACTGATTCAGAAGATTGCAGACGAAAACCCGCACCTGTACCAGCGGGATGTGGAGCGGATCGTCAACACGGTCTTTGAGGAAGTCACCAATGCCATGTCGCGCGGCGACCGGGTGGAGCTGCGTGGCTTTGGGGCATTTTCGGTGAAGAAACGTGATGCGCGCGTCGGGCGCAACCCGCGCACCGGCGAGACGGTGCATGTTGAAGAAAAGCATGTGCCTTTCTTCAAGACGGGTAAGCTTCTGCGCGACAGGTTGAACGGAAAAGAAGAGTAA
- the metK gene encoding methionine adenosyltransferase — translation MSRTNYTFTSESVSEGHPDKVCDRISDAVLDALIAEEPEARVAAETFATTNRVVIGGEVGLSDQAKLKDYMGKIDEIARACIKDIGYEQDKFHHETVEITNLLHEQSAHIAQGVDAAGDKDEGAGDQGIMFGFATDETDALMPAPIQFSHAILRRLAEVRKNGTLPVLGPDAKSQISVRYDAGKPVEVTSLVLSTQHLDEKLTSADIRALVEPYIRETLPEGWLTDNTVWHVNPTGKFVIGGPDGDAGLTGRKIIVDTYGGAAPHGGGAFSGKDPTKVDRSAAYAARYLAKNVVAAGLAHKCTLQLSYAIGVAAPLSIYVNTHDTGAVPDENIETAIRKCMDLTPRGIRTHLGLNKPIYQRTAAYGHFGRAPEADGGFSWERTDLTEALKGAV, via the coding sequence ATGAGCCGTACCAACTACACCTTCACCTCGGAATCCGTTTCCGAGGGGCATCCGGATAAAGTCTGCGACCGGATTTCCGATGCCGTTCTCGATGCGCTGATCGCCGAAGAACCCGAGGCGCGCGTTGCCGCCGAGACCTTTGCCACCACAAATCGCGTGGTGATCGGGGGTGAGGTTGGCCTGTCCGATCAGGCCAAGCTGAAGGACTACATGGGCAAGATCGACGAGATCGCCCGCGCCTGTATCAAGGATATCGGCTACGAGCAGGACAAGTTTCATCATGAAACTGTCGAGATTACCAATCTTCTGCACGAACAATCCGCGCACATTGCGCAGGGTGTAGATGCCGCAGGTGACAAGGACGAGGGTGCGGGCGACCAGGGCATCATGTTCGGTTTTGCAACCGATGAGACCGATGCGCTGATGCCGGCCCCGATACAGTTCTCCCACGCGATCCTGCGCCGCCTTGCCGAAGTGCGCAAGAATGGCACCCTGCCGGTTCTGGGCCCCGATGCAAAATCCCAGATCTCGGTCCGGTATGATGCGGGCAAACCCGTTGAAGTCACCTCCTTGGTTCTGTCCACGCAGCACCTTGATGAGAAACTGACGTCCGCTGATATTCGCGCGCTCGTTGAGCCGTATATCCGCGAGACCCTGCCCGAAGGCTGGCTGACCGACAACACGGTCTGGCACGTCAACCCGACCGGAAAATTCGTGATCGGCGGCCCCGATGGCGATGCAGGTCTGACCGGACGCAAGATCATCGTGGACACCTATGGTGGGGCAGCCCCGCATGGTGGCGGCGCGTTTTCGGGCAAAGATCCCACCAAAGTGGACCGTTCGGCGGCCTATGCGGCACGCTACCTCGCGAAAAACGTGGTTGCGGCAGGGCTTGCGCATAAATGCACCCTGCAGCTGTCCTATGCGATCGGTGTGGCAGCGCCTCTTTCGATCTATGTCAACACCCACGACACCGGTGCTGTGCCGGATGAAAACATCGAAACCGCAATCCGCAAGTGCATGGACCTCACGCCACGCGGGATCCGTACCCATCTTGGCCTCAACAAGCCGATCTACCAGCGCACCGCGGCCTATGGCCACTTCGGTCGTGCACCCGAGGCCGATGGCGGTTTCTCGTGGGAGCGTACCGATCTGACCGAGGCTCTCAAAGGCGCGGTCTGA
- the rpsA gene encoding 30S ribosomal protein S1, with the protein MAQTTSMEEFEALLQESFEMDTPEEGSVVKGKIIAIEAGQAIIDVGYKMEGRVELKEFANPGEAPEVSVGDEVEVYLRAAENARGEAVISREMARREEAWDRLEKAYADDQRVEGAIFGRVKGGFTVDLGGAVAFLPGSQVDVRPVRDAGPLMGLKQPFQILKMDRRRGNIVVSRRAILEESRAEQRAEVIGNLSEGQAVDGVVKNITEYGAFVDLGGVDGLLHVTDMAWRRVNHPSEILSIGETVKVQVIKINKETHRISLGMKQLQEDPWDLVGAKYPLESVHKGRVTNITDYGAFVELEPGVEGLVHVSEMSWTKKNVHPGKIVSTSQEVDVMVLEIDGAKRRVSLGLKQTMRNPWEVFAETHPEGTQVEGEVKNITEFGLFIGLDGDIDGMVHLSDLSWDERGEDAIQNYRKGDMVSAVVSEVDVEKERISLSIKALGGDKFADAVGGVKRGSIVTVEVTAIEDGGIEVEYEGMKSFIRRSDLSRDRAEQRPERFSVGDKVDVRVTNIDSKTRRLGLSIKAREIAEEKEAVEQYGSSDSGASLGDILGAALKSE; encoded by the coding sequence ATGGCTCAAACAACATCGATGGAGGAATTCGAAGCCCTCCTGCAAGAAAGCTTCGAAATGGACACCCCCGAAGAGGGTTCCGTTGTCAAAGGCAAGATCATTGCCATTGAGGCCGGTCAGGCCATCATCGACGTCGGCTACAAGATGGAAGGTCGCGTCGAACTCAAAGAATTCGCAAACCCCGGCGAAGCTCCTGAAGTTTCCGTTGGTGACGAGGTAGAAGTCTACCTGCGCGCCGCTGAAAACGCCCGTGGCGAAGCTGTTATCTCCCGCGAGATGGCACGCCGCGAAGAAGCATGGGACCGCCTGGAAAAAGCATACGCAGACGACCAGCGCGTCGAAGGTGCAATCTTCGGTCGCGTCAAAGGTGGCTTCACCGTCGATCTCGGCGGCGCCGTGGCCTTCCTGCCCGGCTCGCAAGTTGACGTGCGCCCCGTGCGCGACGCAGGCCCGCTGATGGGTCTGAAGCAGCCGTTCCAGATCCTGAAAATGGACCGTCGTCGTGGCAACATCGTTGTCTCCCGTCGTGCGATCCTCGAAGAGTCCCGCGCCGAGCAGCGTGCCGAAGTCATCGGCAACCTGTCCGAAGGCCAGGCGGTCGACGGTGTGGTCAAGAACATCACCGAATACGGTGCGTTTGTTGACCTAGGCGGTGTTGACGGCTTGCTGCACGTCACCGACATGGCATGGCGCCGTGTGAACCACCCCTCCGAGATCCTGTCCATTGGCGAGACCGTCAAGGTTCAGGTCATCAAGATCAACAAAGAGACTCACCGTATCTCCCTCGGCATGAAGCAGCTGCAGGAAGATCCGTGGGATCTGGTTGGCGCCAAGTACCCGCTGGAATCCGTTCACAAGGGTCGCGTCACCAACATCACCGATTACGGTGCATTTGTTGAGCTGGAGCCCGGTGTCGAAGGTCTGGTCCACGTCTCCGAGATGTCCTGGACCAAGAAAAACGTGCACCCCGGCAAGATCGTTTCCACCTCGCAGGAAGTGGACGTCATGGTTCTGGAAATCGACGGCGCCAAGCGTCGCGTGTCCCTGGGCCTCAAGCAGACCATGCGTAACCCGTGGGAAGTGTTTGCAGAAACACACCCCGAGGGCACTCAGGTCGAAGGCGAAGTCAAGAACATCACCGAATTCGGTCTGTTCATCGGCCTCGACGGCGACATCGACGGCATGGTTCACCTCTCCGACCTCAGCTGGGACGAGCGTGGCGAAGATGCGATCCAGAACTACCGCAAAGGCGACATGGTTTCGGCCGTTGTCTCCGAAGTGGACGTTGAAAAAGAGCGTATCTCCCTGTCGATCAAAGCCCTGGGCGGTGACAAGTTCGCAGACGCCGTTGGCGGCGTGAAGCGTGGCTCCATCGTGACCGTGGAAGTGACCGCGATCGAAGATGGTGGCATCGAAGTGGAATATGAAGGCATGAAGTCCTTTATCCGCCGCTCCGACCTCAGCCGTGACCGTGCCGAGCAGCGCCCCGAGCGTTTCTCTGTCGGTGACAAGGTCGACGTCCGCGTCACCAACATCGACTCCAAGACTCGTCGTCTGGGCCTGTCGATCAAGGCACGCGAGATCGCAGAAGAGAAAGAAGCCGTCGAACAGTATGGTTCTTCCGACTCCGGCGCGTCTCTTGGCGACATCCTGGGCGCAGCGCTCAAGAGCGAGTAA